Proteins encoded together in one Candidatus Methylomirabilota bacterium window:
- a CDS encoding LLM class flavin-dependent oxidoreductase yields the protein MAGEIAKGFAVFAGVASDVIRTCAREAEARGFSSFWVNHPGSVDGLGSLAQAAAETRRLDLGVGVIPLHT from the coding sequence ATGGCCGGAGAGATCGCCAAGGGCTTCGCCGTCTTCGCGGGCGTAGCATCCGACGTCATTCGCACCTGCGCACGCGAGGCGGAGGCGCGGGGCTTCAGCTCGTTCTGGGTGAACCATCCCGGCTCGGTCGATGGTCTTGGCTCGCTCGCGCAGGCCGCGGCGGAGACGCGCCGCCTCGATCTGGGCGTGGGGGTGATCCCGCTGCACACG